One Danio rerio strain Tuebingen ecotype United States chromosome 9, GRCz12tu, whole genome shotgun sequence genomic region harbors:
- the LOC103911639 gene encoding uncharacterized protein isoform X2, whose protein sequence is MDDVEPSNISSAITNVLPDLPTSNLNIVLETLQSLGVGATEDLQYIKEADLLTVLRPVQARKLLAAWKQSTETTEFHSQSTLTSQVSSACSSVSLSSSPSPSPSPRHMIATADWVDSFQIPWEKLPEALMQSLERGKRPSSKLRREMIRIVVAEMMHASSSPGKQSSTEVAKKMVAKYPLSLQDVIEGDVVGTGYHSLVKQLQARIENVKRSSVPRILKRRRGSDEFDPDEITAEQRAAVQDTYGCIKWEMKFMPVSETLESQEEKKEKMKVIFEQATFNTEEVKHLMKCTYFSQRKSVNSGTDLQFLMQEWPFLFKEVGMAVHFHELTGVSLKETFLSNVEKKGKRVLDFMRSVCAEKSKHVLQAATKLKILRGQLEGCSEDVKDLVLLILSYFNEKEEDLFFYVEETCMAKEVQVEGLPVTPCIIVCGTSCYAAKHFMLSVDQKIVNEYISTFISAVCMMFATYYCLNIHYPVGLGSTLEFIQRCFFNINPEKGTKVETKKNKKQLTVNPRVLTLIADLSDHEWREAC, encoded by the exons ATGGATGACGTAGAGCCAAGCAACATAAGCAGTGCCATTACTAATGTGTTACCAGACCTACCAACCTCAAATCTAAATATTGTATTGGAGACATTACAATCTTTAGGTGTGGGAGCCACTGaagatttacagtatattaagGAAGCTGATCTGCTCACAGTACTGAGACCAGTTCAAGCTAGAAAACTGTTGGCTGCATGGAAACAATCCA CAGAGACAACTGAATTCCATAGTCAGTCAACATTGACCTCTCAAGTGTCCTCAGCGTGCTCCTCAGTCTCACTGTCTTCCTCACCCTCACCCTCACCATCACCCAGACACATGATTGCTACTGCAGATTGGGTCGACAGCTTCCAGATTCCATGGGAGAAGCTCCCAGAAGCCTTAATGCAGAGTTTGGAGAGAGGGAAAAGGCCAAGCTCAAAGTTACGCAGAGAAATGATCCGAATTGTAGTTGCTGAAATGATGCATGCCTCTTCTTCTCCTGGTAAACAATCCTCCACAGAGGTTGCGAAGAAAATGGTAGCAAAGTATCCACTGTCACTGCAAGATGTTATAGAAGGTGATGTGGTAGGAACAGGATATCACTCACTCGTCAAGCAGCTGCAAGCACGAATTGAAAATGTAAAGCGGTCTTCAGTACCAAGAATATTAAAGCGCAGACGGGGGTCAGATGAATTTGACCCAGATGAAATCACAGCTGAACAGAGGGCAGCTGTTCAGGACACATATGGCTGCATAAAGTGGGAAATGAAGTTTATGCCAGTGAGTGAGACACTGGAAAGCCAAgaagagaaaaaagagaaaatgaaagtgaTATTTGAACAGGCAACCTTCAACACAGAGGAGGTAAAACATCTCATGAAGTGCACATACTTCTCCCAGCGTAAATCAGTGAACAGTGGAACCGATCTGCAATTCCTCATGCAAGAGTGGCCTTTCTTATTCAAGGAAGTTGGCATGGCAGTTCACTTTCATGAATTAACTGGTGTTTCCCTGAAAGAGACTTTCCTCagtaatgttgaaaaaaaaggaaaacgtgTTTTAGATTTCATGAGAAGTGTTTGTGCAGAAAAAAGCAAACATGTTTTGCAAGCGGCCACAAAGCTGAAAATTCTGAGAGGACAGCTGGAGGGCTGCTCAGAAGATGTAAAAGATCTGGTGCTCCTCATCCTCTCCTACTTTAATGAAAAAGAGGAGGACTTGTTCTTCTATGTGGAAGAAACTTGTATGGCAAAAGAAGTACAAGTGGAAGGCTTACCTGTGACTCCATGCATCATTGTATGCG GAACATCATGTTATGCTGCAAAGCATTTCATGCTGAGTGTTGACCAGAAAATTGTCAACGAATACATCTCCACCTTCATCTCGGCTGTTTGCATGATGTTTGCAACCTACTACTGCCTCAACATTCACTATCCTGTGGGTCTGGGCTCCACACTTGAGTTTATTCAGag GTGTTTCTTCAACATCAATCCTGAGAAGGGCACAAAAGTGGAAACTAAGAAAAACAAGAAACAGCTAACAGTGAATCCAAGAGTCCTCACACTCATTGCAGATCTCTCAGATCATGAGTGGAGAGAGGCATGTTAA
- the LOC103911639 gene encoding uncharacterized protein isoform X1: MLSCNFCGKSVKSLRAYVIHCKLHRNEPRLFKCFAAECKQTFCTYASLKAHFYRKHNVNAPVNVAVGTDVMPIKCAMALCDRQCEDAKSLIAHLKDHIVEGRVVSCPVRGCTDAFKVKSSFTSHMSRKHKHFTESTISDLYRDSSAYQSSSQSVTTELTSHDCGHEFECDVDTSDDFNDLFLKNICLFYLKLQGQLLVPDSTTQNIVEEIQNIHELGQTYTLSKLASQLKNETSLTEDEITKICQSVKESDLFSACHTGPMRTAHTRAQCFKKNFNYVEPKTVLLGRDENRKDRFAYYVPVKETLKCLLQSDMWQDCMSEEHPTDTPTDVLTDVTDGQMFKSNEFFVQNPSGLKLVLYQDAFEVVNPLGSAKTRHKILAVYLSVANLPLHVRSDTNHMSLVLLCREKDFKEFGHAKVFSNLLADLKYLEENGIPVSDETVVKGTVYCIAGDNLGSHCIGGFSENFSRAEHFCRYCLITRSEFQGDPNLCGPARTIQNYNSAIDRIQAEGAQDVEGVKFRMDDVEPSNISSAITNVLPDLPTSNLNIVLETLQSLGVGATEDLQYIKEADLLTVLRPVQARKLLAAWKQSTETTEFHSQSTLTSQVSSACSSVSLSSSPSPSPSPRHMIATADWVDSFQIPWEKLPEALMQSLERGKRPSSKLRREMIRIVVAEMMHASSSPGKQSSTEVAKKMVAKYPLSLQDVIEGDVVGTGYHSLVKQLQARIENVKRSSVPRILKRRRGSDEFDPDEITAEQRAAVQDTYGCIKWEMKFMPVSETLESQEEKKEKMKVIFEQATFNTEEVKHLMKCTYFSQRKSVNSGTDLQFLMQEWPFLFKEVGMAVHFHELTGVSLKETFLSNVEKKGKRVLDFMRSVCAEKSKHVLQAATKLKILRGQLEGCSEDVKDLVLLILSYFNEKEEDLFFYVEETCMAKEVQVEGLPVTPCIIVCGTSCYAAKHFMLSVDQKIVNEYISTFISAVCMMFATYYCLNIHYPVGLGSTLEFIQRCFFNINPEKGTKVETKKNKKQLTVNPRVLTLIADLSDHEWREAC; this comes from the exons ATGTTGAGTTGCAATTTCTGTGGCAAGTCAGTCAAATCATTGAGGGCTTATGTAATACATTGCAAACTTCACCGAAATGAACCGCGTTTATTTAAGTGCTTTGCAGCCGAATGCAAACAGACTTTCTGTACATATGCATCGCTTAAGGCTCATTTTTACAGAAAACATAACGTAAATGCGCCTGTTAACGTTGCTGTCGGGACAGATGTTATGCCTATTAAATGTGCAATGGCGTTATGTGATCGACAGTGTGAAGATGCTAAATCTCTAATAGCACACTTGAAAGACCACATTGTAGAAGGACGTGTTGTGAGTTGTCCAGTAAGAGGATGCACAGATGCTTTTAAAGTTAAATCTTCCTTTACCTCCCACATGTCACGGAAACACAAACATTTCACAGAAAGCACAATTAGTGACTTGTACAGAGACTCGTCGGCTTATCAGTCATCTTCACAATCTGTAACAACCGAATTAACGTCACATGACTGTGGCCATGAATTTGAATGTGATGTAGATACATCCGACGATTTCAACGatctttttcttaaaaatatttgtttattttacttaaaactgCAAGGGCAGCTCTTAGTGCCTGATTCAACCACACAGAACATTGTTGAGGAGATTCAAAATATACACGAGTTGGGTCAGACATATACTTTAAGTAAACTTGCTTCACAGCTAAAGAATGAAACATCCTTAACAGAAGATGAGATCACCAAAATTTGTCAGTCTGTCAAGGAATCTGATCTGTTTTCTGCATGTCATACAGGGCCAATGAGGACTGCACACACAAGAGCTCAGTGtttcaaaaaaaatttcaattaTGTGGAGCCTAAGACTGTTTTGTTAGGAAGGGATGAGAACAGAAAAGATAGGTTTGCCTATTATGTGCCAGTCAAAGAGACTTTAAAATGCTTATTGCAGTCTGATATGTGGCAGGATTGTATGTCTGAGGAGCACCCCACTGACACACCCACAGATGTTTTAACTGATGTTACTGATGGCCAGATGTTCAAATCAAATGAATTTTTTGTTCAGAATCCATCAGGCCTAAAACTAGTACTGTATCAGGATGCATTTGAAGTTGTTAATCCTTTAGGCTCTGCAAAGACAAGACATAAaatattagctgtttatttatCTGTAGCTAATTTGCCACTTCATGTAAGGTCAGACACAAACCACATGTCACTTGTTTTATTGTgcagagaaaaagattttaaagAATTTGGGCATGCTAAGGTGTTCTCTAATTTACTAGCAGACTTAAAGTATTTGGAGGAGAATGGAATTCCTGTTTCAGATGAAACCGTAGTAAAAGGAACGGTCTATTGCATTGCCGGCGATAATTTAGGATCCCACTGCATTGGTGGGTTCTCTGAAAATTTCAGCCGTGCAGAACATTTCTGTAGATATTGTCTAATTACTCGATCTGAATTTCAGGGTGATCCAAATCTGTGTGGACCAGCCCGGACAATTCAAAACTATAACTCAGCAATTGACCGCATCCAAGCAGAAGGAGCACAAGACGTGGAAGGAGTAAAATTCAG AATGGATGACGTAGAGCCAAGCAACATAAGCAGTGCCATTACTAATGTGTTACCAGACCTACCAACCTCAAATCTAAATATTGTATTGGAGACATTACAATCTTTAGGTGTGGGAGCCACTGaagatttacagtatattaagGAAGCTGATCTGCTCACAGTACTGAGACCAGTTCAAGCTAGAAAACTGTTGGCTGCATGGAAACAATCCA CAGAGACAACTGAATTCCATAGTCAGTCAACATTGACCTCTCAAGTGTCCTCAGCGTGCTCCTCAGTCTCACTGTCTTCCTCACCCTCACCCTCACCATCACCCAGACACATGATTGCTACTGCAGATTGGGTCGACAGCTTCCAGATTCCATGGGAGAAGCTCCCAGAAGCCTTAATGCAGAGTTTGGAGAGAGGGAAAAGGCCAAGCTCAAAGTTACGCAGAGAAATGATCCGAATTGTAGTTGCTGAAATGATGCATGCCTCTTCTTCTCCTGGTAAACAATCCTCCACAGAGGTTGCGAAGAAAATGGTAGCAAAGTATCCACTGTCACTGCAAGATGTTATAGAAGGTGATGTGGTAGGAACAGGATATCACTCACTCGTCAAGCAGCTGCAAGCACGAATTGAAAATGTAAAGCGGTCTTCAGTACCAAGAATATTAAAGCGCAGACGGGGGTCAGATGAATTTGACCCAGATGAAATCACAGCTGAACAGAGGGCAGCTGTTCAGGACACATATGGCTGCATAAAGTGGGAAATGAAGTTTATGCCAGTGAGTGAGACACTGGAAAGCCAAgaagagaaaaaagagaaaatgaaagtgaTATTTGAACAGGCAACCTTCAACACAGAGGAGGTAAAACATCTCATGAAGTGCACATACTTCTCCCAGCGTAAATCAGTGAACAGTGGAACCGATCTGCAATTCCTCATGCAAGAGTGGCCTTTCTTATTCAAGGAAGTTGGCATGGCAGTTCACTTTCATGAATTAACTGGTGTTTCCCTGAAAGAGACTTTCCTCagtaatgttgaaaaaaaaggaaaacgtgTTTTAGATTTCATGAGAAGTGTTTGTGCAGAAAAAAGCAAACATGTTTTGCAAGCGGCCACAAAGCTGAAAATTCTGAGAGGACAGCTGGAGGGCTGCTCAGAAGATGTAAAAGATCTGGTGCTCCTCATCCTCTCCTACTTTAATGAAAAAGAGGAGGACTTGTTCTTCTATGTGGAAGAAACTTGTATGGCAAAAGAAGTACAAGTGGAAGGCTTACCTGTGACTCCATGCATCATTGTATGCG GAACATCATGTTATGCTGCAAAGCATTTCATGCTGAGTGTTGACCAGAAAATTGTCAACGAATACATCTCCACCTTCATCTCGGCTGTTTGCATGATGTTTGCAACCTACTACTGCCTCAACATTCACTATCCTGTGGGTCTGGGCTCCACACTTGAGTTTATTCAGag GTGTTTCTTCAACATCAATCCTGAGAAGGGCACAAAAGTGGAAACTAAGAAAAACAAGAAACAGCTAACAGTGAATCCAAGAGTCCTCACACTCATTGCAGATCTCTCAGATCATGAGTGGAGAGAGGCATGTTAA